Proteins encoded within one genomic window of Bacteroidota bacterium:
- a CDS encoding DUF58 domain-containing protein — protein METDELLKKVRQIELKARGLTNQVFSGEYHSAFKGRGMTFSEVREYQQGDEVRTIDWNVTARFNHPYVKVYEEERELTVMILVDVSYSGDFGTHAQLKRDLVTELSAVLSFSAIHNNDKAGVLFFSDIVENFIPPKKGRPHILRIIHESLLHKPSGKGTNISAALEYVTNAIKNRCIVFIISDFMAGSYEDALRIANRRHDVVALRIYDRRELEMPDIGLVQLIDSESGDLMWVDTSNPIVRQNYARAARSHRLWLDDLFRKTGIDSVHIATGAHYMSILSSLFRRREKRVR, from the coding sequence ATGGAAACCGATGAACTTCTAAAGAAAGTCAGGCAGATCGAACTGAAAGCGCGCGGACTCACCAACCAGGTTTTTTCCGGTGAATATCACAGCGCTTTCAAAGGAAGAGGAATGACTTTTTCTGAAGTGCGCGAATACCAGCAGGGCGACGAAGTGCGGACGATAGACTGGAACGTTACTGCGCGATTCAATCATCCTTATGTAAAAGTTTACGAAGAAGAACGCGAACTTACAGTGATGATTCTTGTGGATGTGAGTTACTCCGGAGATTTCGGAACGCATGCACAACTGAAACGGGATCTTGTTACTGAGCTGAGCGCCGTACTTTCTTTTTCTGCAATTCACAACAATGATAAAGCCGGCGTACTTTTTTTCAGCGACATCGTGGAGAATTTTATTCCGCCGAAAAAAGGAAGGCCGCACATCCTGCGCATCATTCACGAATCGTTGTTGCACAAACCTTCGGGGAAAGGAACGAACATCAGCGCCGCACTCGAATATGTAACGAATGCGATCAAGAACCGCTGCATTGTTTTTATCATTTCTGATTTCATGGCGGGCAGTTATGAAGATGCACTTCGTATTGCGAATCGTCGTCATGATGTGGTTGCACTCCGTATTTACGACCGGCGTGAACTTGAAATGCCCGACATCGGTTTGGTGCAACTCATCGACAGTGAGAGCGGCGATTTGATGTGGGTAGACACTTCGAATCCAATAGTTCGCCAGAATTATGCGCGTGCTGCACGATCACATCGATTGTGGCTCGATGATCTTTTCAGAAAAACAGGAATTGATTCAGTACATATTGCAACCGGTGCTCATTACATGAGCATACTCTCCTCTTTATTCCGGCGGAGAGAAAAACGTGTCCGATAA
- a CDS encoding MoxR family ATPase, with translation MTTDIQALNDRIAKESAFVPKIHAELDHVIVGQKTMIERLLIALLSNGHILLEGVPGLAKTLAVKSLASTIHADFSRIQFTPDLLPADLIGTMIYSQKQESFTVRKGPIFSNFVLADEINRAPAKVQSALLEAMQERQVTIGDNTFKLPSPFLVLATMNPIEQEGTYPLPEAQVDRFMLKCVIKYPTREEEQRIIRQQLAVNRTEPKPILTPEEIIRARDVVADVYLDEKIEKYIVDIVFATRVPSEYRLSKLAPLISFGGSPRASISLAQAAKAYAFLQQRAFVIPDDIRAVAYDVLRHRIGLTYEAEAENITSETVIRDVLAVVQVP, from the coding sequence ATGACAACAGATATTCAGGCGCTGAACGATCGCATTGCGAAAGAATCAGCTTTCGTTCCGAAGATCCATGCAGAACTCGATCACGTGATCGTGGGACAAAAAACAATGATCGAGCGTTTGCTCATTGCGCTGCTCTCGAACGGCCACATTCTCCTCGAGGGAGTTCCAGGCCTTGCAAAAACACTTGCAGTGAAATCACTTGCGTCTACCATTCACGCCGACTTCAGCCGCATCCAGTTCACACCCGATCTTCTTCCGGCCGATCTCATTGGTACAATGATCTACAGCCAGAAGCAGGAATCGTTCACGGTGCGCAAAGGCCCTATCTTCTCCAACTTCGTTCTTGCTGACGAAATCAATCGCGCTCCGGCAAAAGTGCAGAGTGCGTTACTCGAAGCGATGCAGGAAAGACAAGTGACCATCGGTGATAACACGTTCAAACTTCCTTCTCCGTTTTTGGTTCTTGCGACGATGAATCCCATTGAGCAGGAAGGAACTTATCCACTTCCCGAAGCGCAGGTGGATCGTTTCATGCTCAAGTGCGTGATCAAATATCCTACGCGTGAAGAAGAGCAACGCATCATTCGCCAGCAACTTGCAGTGAACCGTACCGAACCGAAACCTATTCTTACACCGGAAGAAATTATTCGTGCCCGCGATGTAGTGGCCGACGTTTATCTCGATGAGAAAATTGAAAAATACATTGTGGATATTGTTTTTGCCACGCGTGTTCCCTCTGAATATCGTTTATCGAAACTTGCGCCGCTTATTTCATTCGGCGGATCTCCACGCGCGTCCATCTCGCTCGCACAGGCGGCGAAAGCGTACGCATTCCTGCAGCAGCGTGCGTTCGTGATCCCGGACGATATACGCGCAGTGGCGTACGACGTATTGCGCCACCGCATCGGGCTCACTTACGAAGCGGAAGCAGAAAACATCACGAGTGAAACAGTGATACGCGATGTACTTGCCGTAGTACAGGTTCCCTGA
- the truA gene encoding tRNA pseudouridine(38-40) synthase TruA encodes MQKYFRYFIQLSYNGTGFCGWQFQPGVPTIQETLQEKMSLLLREKTVVVGCGRTDSGVHAKKYFAHFDCAQEGIENDEKIIFRLNKMLPPGIAIQKIFRMPDNAHARFAATSRSYEYHISQVKDPFGANFSWELHEELNFEKMNEGAKIIMGYDDFSAFSKTGSDNKTTFCKVTFSEWEKTETGIVYFISANRFLRNMVRAIAGTLTDMGRGKISAGEFKKIIESGDRSEASMSVPPGGLFLTDVKYPLEFGLEPEKMQKAENRKQKTENRS; translated from the coding sequence ATGCAAAAATATTTCCGCTACTTCATTCAGCTTTCCTACAATGGAACCGGTTTCTGCGGATGGCAATTCCAGCCCGGCGTTCCCACCATCCAGGAAACACTGCAGGAAAAAATGAGTTTGCTGCTGAGAGAAAAAACTGTTGTCGTCGGGTGCGGGCGTACGGACTCCGGTGTGCACGCGAAAAAATATTTTGCTCATTTCGATTGTGCGCAGGAAGGAATAGAGAACGATGAAAAAATAATTTTCCGGCTCAACAAAATGCTTCCTCCCGGAATTGCCATTCAAAAAATTTTCAGAATGCCTGATAACGCGCACGCGCGATTCGCCGCCACATCGAGAAGTTATGAATATCATATTTCGCAAGTGAAAGATCCGTTCGGAGCCAATTTCTCCTGGGAACTGCATGAAGAACTCAACTTTGAAAAAATGAATGAAGGAGCAAAAATAATTATGGGGTATGATGATTTTTCCGCATTCAGTAAAACAGGAAGCGACAATAAAACGACGTTCTGTAAAGTGACATTTTCCGAATGGGAAAAAACAGAAACAGGAATAGTCTATTTTATTTCTGCAAACCGTTTCCTGCGCAACATGGTGCGCGCCATCGCGGGCACGCTCACGGATATGGGGCGCGGAAAAATTTCTGCCGGTGAATTCAAAAAAATAATTGAAAGCGGAGACCGTTCGGAAGCATCGATGTCGGTTCCGCCTGGAGGACTTTTTCTTACGGATGTGAAATATCCTTTGGAATTCGGATTGGAGCCGGAAAAAATGCAGAAGGCGGAAAACAGAAAACAGAAAACAGAAAACAGATCATGA
- a CDS encoding ABC transporter ATP-binding protein gives MSAVSGKAIDWKLLKRILGYTRPYRGLLYLAISLTITLSFLSIVRPMLIRYTMNTFVHTGNAVAEKNELHHQLIIFCALMIGMLIIESVFQFINSYSTSLLGQRIVKDMRVQLHNKILHFRSRYFDQTPIGMLVTRTVSDIESINDVFSQGFIVIAGDLLTIFVYMGAMFFVNWKITLIVLSTVPVMFIATWWFKNAVKASFIEVRNAVAALNTFVQEHITGMRVVQVFNREKVEMGRFEKINRKHRDANVRSVLYYSIFFPVVEILVSVSLGLLVWYAGKEIFDGFAEPGDVTLFVILINQFFRPIRMLADRINTLQMGMVASERVFKVMDTKDAIDDNGKTALLKIKGDISFREVWFAYNEKDFVLNGISFEVKAGQMFALVGATGSGKSSIINLLNRFYEYNKGEIMLDGKNVRDYELHDLRSNIGVVLQDVFLFSDTIYNNITLHDPSITREKVIAAAKAVGAHDFISRLPGEYDYDVKERGATLSVGQRQLIAFIRAYVYDPGILVLDEATSSIDTESEILIQKATKVLTEGRTSVVIAHRLATIRKADTIIVLDHGKIIESGTHDELLKKEGQYRRLFELQFKEELV, from the coding sequence ATGAGTGCCGTATCCGGAAAAGCGATAGACTGGAAATTACTGAAGCGTATTCTCGGATACACGCGCCCTTACCGCGGACTTTTATATCTCGCGATCAGTCTCACCATCACGCTTTCATTTTTGTCTATTGTGCGGCCCATGCTCATCCGTTACACGATGAACACGTTCGTGCATACGGGGAATGCAGTTGCAGAAAAAAATGAACTTCATCACCAGCTTATTATTTTCTGTGCGCTCATGATCGGCATGCTCATCATCGAATCTGTTTTCCAGTTCATTAATTCCTACAGCACTTCATTACTCGGACAGCGCATCGTGAAAGATATGCGCGTTCAGCTTCACAATAAAATTCTCCATTTCCGTTCAAGATATTTTGATCAAACGCCAATAGGAATGCTGGTGACAAGAACAGTTTCCGATATCGAATCCATCAACGATGTTTTTTCACAGGGATTCATTGTCATTGCCGGCGACCTGCTCACAATTTTCGTTTACATGGGCGCCATGTTTTTTGTGAACTGGAAAATTACACTCATCGTTCTTTCCACAGTTCCTGTTATGTTCATTGCCACGTGGTGGTTTAAGAATGCAGTGAAAGCTTCTTTCATTGAAGTGCGCAATGCAGTGGCCGCTCTCAATACATTCGTGCAGGAGCACATCACGGGCATGCGCGTGGTACAGGTTTTTAACCGCGAGAAAGTGGAGATGGGCCGTTTTGAAAAAATAAACCGCAAACACCGCGATGCGAATGTGCGCTCGGTTCTTTACTACTCCATATTTTTTCCGGTGGTGGAAATTCTTGTTTCTGTTTCTCTCGGATTGCTCGTATGGTATGCGGGGAAAGAAATCTTTGACGGATTTGCAGAACCCGGCGACGTTACGCTTTTTGTAATTCTTATTAACCAGTTTTTCCGCCCGATCCGCATGCTTGCTGATCGCATCAATACTTTGCAAATGGGAATGGTGGCTTCGGAACGCGTTTTCAAAGTGATGGACACGAAAGATGCTATTGACGATAATGGAAAAACAGCATTGCTGAAAATAAAAGGAGATATTTCTTTCCGGGAAGTGTGGTTCGCTTACAATGAAAAAGATTTTGTGCTCAACGGAATTTCTTTCGAGGTGAAAGCGGGGCAAATGTTTGCGCTCGTCGGTGCAACGGGTTCAGGAAAAAGTTCCATCATCAACCTGCTCAATCGTTTTTACGAATACAATAAAGGGGAAATAATGCTCGACGGGAAAAATGTCCGCGACTACGAACTGCACGATCTTCGTTCGAACATCGGTGTGGTGCTGCAGGATGTTTTTCTTTTTTCCGATACCATCTACAATAACATCACGCTGCACGATCCGTCCATCACGAGAGAAAAAGTGATCGCTGCGGCGAAAGCGGTGGGCGCGCACGATTTTATTTCCCGCCTCCCGGGCGAATATGATTATGATGTGAAAGAAAGAGGCGCAACACTTTCAGTAGGACAGCGCCAACTCATCGCGTTCATACGCGCCTACGTGTACGATCCGGGGATTCTTGTGTTGGATGAAGCCACTTCTTCCATCGATACAGAATCGGAAATTCTCATTCAGAAAGCGACAAAGGTGCTCACGGAAGGAAGAACTTCCGTGGTCATTGCACATCGCCTCGCCACCATCCGCAAAGCCGACACTATCATTGTACTCGATCACGGAAAAATAATTGAATCGGGAACGCACGATGAACTGCTGAAGAAAGAAGGCCAGTACCGCAGATTATTTGAACTGCAATTCAAAGAAGAACTGGTGTAG
- a CDS encoding glycosyltransferase family 39 protein, translated as MKSRKSIFSRFFSDTYFLSLLFLIAGFIIFKIPDLHLPYYWDESWVYGHGSRLMCASGPGILPGALPVDVSRGHPLLFYFLTSVWLKIFGNTIFASHLFSLFISVLLVLAVYKLCRTFFSARVAFFASTILLFQSIFLAQSCAVLPEVMLALWIILSILAFYSEKKTGYVIFATFMLFTKETGLVALLTLFLNELLFDWFVNRGEVEKFPRWSKPFRNFRKYLLIIVPVFIASVHFIIQKKMYGWFFFPEHMNYISFKWADFARKFRGAFLFTCIYYGRNVLFFGGIACSIFAVIRRMKNRIAVQSILQNKILSFFGLFLVIFFSFSSLNFYLDRYMMVGVVALIIPCAYFMDAALSKRILKWTAVAGLVSTFIYYDATERTNSDVNLGYENAVVAYKKCVDYCIDKKFRNKIIFTNYLMEYALGDTLSGYLDGKERFPNVTSHFDETTELCIFSNLETTPLSDSVKKNVPMSELEKFETEKAKLSVCRPVK; from the coding sequence GTGAAAAGTAGGAAGAGCATTTTTTCCCGTTTTTTCAGCGATACGTATTTTCTATCGTTGCTTTTTCTTATTGCAGGATTCATCATTTTTAAAATTCCCGATCTGCATCTTCCTTATTATTGGGATGAGTCGTGGGTCTACGGACACGGCAGCCGGTTGATGTGCGCATCAGGCCCTGGAATTTTACCTGGTGCATTACCTGTAGATGTTTCCCGTGGACATCCGTTGTTGTTTTATTTCCTCACTTCAGTGTGGCTGAAAATATTTGGCAACACCATTTTCGCGAGCCATCTGTTTTCTCTTTTTATTTCTGTTCTTCTTGTGCTGGCCGTATATAAATTATGCAGAACATTTTTTTCAGCCCGTGTTGCTTTCTTTGCGTCGACGATTCTTTTATTCCAGAGCATTTTTCTCGCGCAGTCCTGTGCCGTGTTGCCCGAGGTGATGCTTGCACTGTGGATCATCCTTTCCATTCTCGCTTTTTATTCCGAAAAAAAAACAGGATATGTAATCTTTGCCACGTTCATGTTATTCACCAAAGAAACAGGATTGGTTGCTCTGCTCACCTTGTTTCTGAATGAACTGCTTTTCGATTGGTTCGTAAATAGGGGAGAGGTAGAAAAATTTCCCCGCTGGTCAAAACCATTCAGAAATTTCAGGAAGTATCTTCTCATTATCGTCCCGGTTTTTATTGCGTCTGTTCACTTTATCATTCAGAAAAAAATGTACGGATGGTTCTTCTTCCCGGAACACATGAATTATATTTCATTCAAATGGGCTGATTTTGCAAGAAAATTCAGGGGCGCTTTTTTATTCACCTGTATTTATTATGGACGAAATGTTCTTTTCTTCGGGGGAATTGCCTGCAGTATTTTCGCTGTTATCCGGAGAATGAAAAACAGGATCGCGGTGCAAAGTATTTTGCAGAATAAAATTCTTTCTTTCTTCGGATTATTTCTTGTTATTTTTTTCTCGTTCAGCTCGTTGAATTTTTATCTCGACAGGTACATGATGGTTGGTGTCGTCGCACTGATCATTCCCTGTGCTTATTTTATGGATGCTGCATTATCAAAAAGAATTCTGAAGTGGACAGCAGTTGCCGGTTTAGTTTCCACGTTCATTTATTATGATGCGACGGAGAGGACGAACAGCGATGTGAATCTTGGATATGAAAATGCTGTTGTTGCCTACAAAAAGTGCGTGGACTATTGCATTGATAAAAAATTCAGGAACAAAATTATTTTCACCAACTACCTGATGGAATATGCGCTCGGTGATACATTATCGGGTTACCTCGACGGAAAAGAAAGATTTCCGAATGTTACTTCTCATTTCGACGAAACTACCGAGCTGTGTATTTTTTCCAACCTGGAAACCACACCGCTTTCCGATTCAGTGAAGAAGAATGTTCCGATGAGTGAGCTGGAGAAATTTGAAACGGAGAAAGCAAAACTTTCTGTTTGCAGGCCGGTGAAGTGA